A genomic segment from Anabas testudineus chromosome 6, fAnaTes1.2, whole genome shotgun sequence encodes:
- the appl2 gene encoding DCC-interacting protein 13-beta, with protein sequence MPAVHHKLLLEDALQDSPQTRSLLSVFEEDAGMLTDYTNQLLQSMQRVFGAQSEMGLATEQLSKQLLEYEKKNFALGKGDEEVITTLQSFAKTVGELNSLHSELANQMADSMVFPLIQFREKDLTEISTLKEIFGIATDEHEAAMVKYSRLPKKKENEKLKADLVKEVAYTRRKQHQASLQYYCALNALQYRKRVAMLEPMLGYTQAQISFFKKGIELVSKKMDSFLNSVSKMTQSIQAQLDVEAEAMRVSQRELLSVEDTVYMPDKDAEPVNRTLIQKAGYLNIRNKTGLVTTAWDRLYFFTQGGNLMCQPRGAVAGGMVLDLDNSSVMAVDCEDRRYCFQITSPSGKTSMILQAESKREYEEWICTVNNISRQIYLTDNPEAVAIRLNQSAIQAVTPITSFEKRQEGSPNPDRAKPGGINATSGGSQKTGSAPEPEDLIAPGTPIQFDIMLPASEFLDQNRAGGRRTNPFGETDDDCSSGSDDSLLQQVFAVRFLGSMAVRCGNNQEVIYEAMRQVLAARAIHNIFRTTESHLMITSSSLRLIDPQTQVTRISFQLGEVCQFVAHQENGRLMGFVVESKDWSDGDEEGESSFSAFIFESNTEGEKICYTISLAKDITEAKKDPEALAQLMKNMPLTNDGKFLLLEPEADNTTNGAGQEDLESEA encoded by the exons ATGCCGGCCGTACATCACAAACTGCTCCTTGAGGACGCTTTGCAGGACAGTCCTCAG ACTCGCTCCTTGCTTAGCGTGTTTGAGGAGGATGCTGGGATGCTTACAgactacactaaccagctgctccAATCGATGCAGCGGGTGTTTGGAGCTCAG AGTGAGATGGGATTGGCCACAGAGCAGCTCTCAAAGCAGCTTCTGGAATACGAGAAAAAA AATTTTGCCCTTGGAAAAGGCGATGAAGAGGTAATCACCACTCTGCAGAGCTTCGCCAAAACTGTGGGAGAG CTGAACTCTCTCCACTCGGAGCTAGCCAACCAGATGGCTGACAGCATGGTCTTCCCCTTGATCCAGTTCCGGGAGAAAGACCTCACAG AGATAAGCACGCTGAAGGAAATATTTGGCATTGCCACTGACG AGCATGAGGCAGCTATGGTCAAGTACAGCCGATTGCCCAAGAAGAAGGAGAATGAGAAG CTCAAGGCAGACTTGGTGAAGGAAGTGGCCTACACCAGAAGGAAGCAGCACCAGGCCTCACTACAGTATTACTGCGCCCTCAATGCCCTGCAATATCGCAAGAGAGTAGCTATGCTCGAGCCAATGCTAGgctacacacaggcacag ATCAGCTTCTTCAAGAAAGGCATTGAGCTGGTTTCAAAGAAGATGGACAGCTTTCTCAACTCTGTGTCCAAAATGACACAAAG TATCCAGGCTCAGCTGGACGTGGAGGCAGAGGCCATGCGTGTGTCCCAGAGGGAGCTTCTGTCTGTAGAGGACACTGTCTATATGCCAGACAAGGATGCTGAACCTGTCAATCGCACGCTTATCCAGAAGGCTGGCTATCTCAACATAAGAAA TAAAACCGGACTGGTGACCACAGCCTGGGATCGACTGTACTTCTTCACCCAGGGAGGAAACCTAATGTGTCAGCCCCGTGGGGCGGTGGCAGGGGGCATGGTGCTGGACCTGGACAACAGCTCTGTGATGGCCGTGGACTGTGAGGACAGACGCTACTGTTTTCAGATAACCTCCCCCTCTGGCAAAAC GTCAATGATTCTACAAGCTGAGAGCAAAAGGGAGTATGAAGAA tgGATTTGCACTGTGAACAACATCTCCAGACAGATCTACCTTACGGACAACCCAGAG GCTGTGGCCATCCGACTGAACCAATCTGCCATCCAAGCTGTCACCCCCATCACCAGTTTTGAGAAGAGACAAGAAGGCTCACCCAACCCTGACAG AGCAAAGCCAGGAGGAATTAATGCAACCAGTGGCGGTTCCCAGAAGACGGGGTCTGCTCCGGAACCAGAGGATCTCATAGCTCCTGGGACACCCATTCAGTTTGATATCATGCTGCCAGCCTCTGAGTTTCTGGACCAGAACAGAGCTGGGGGGAG ACGCACAAATCCATTTGGAGAAACGGATGATGACTGTTCCTCAGGAAGTGACG ATTCCCTCCTGCAGCAGGTATTTGCTGTACGCTTCCTGGGCTCCATGGCAGTTCGCTGTGGTAACAATCAAGAGGTCATCTATGAGGCCATGAGGCAGGTGCTGGCTGCTCGAGCCATTCACAACATCTTCAGGACCACAGAGTCCCACCTCATGATCACCAGCAGTAGCCTCAG GTTGATTGACCCGCAGACTCAAGTTACAAGAATAAGT TTCCAGCTTGGAGAAGTCTGTCAGTTTGTAGCCCACCAAGAGAACGGGAGACTGATGGGATTTGTGGTAGAGAGCAAAGACTGGAGTGACGGAGATGAGGAGGGAGAGTCCTCATTTAGCGCCTTCATATTTGAGAGCAACACTGAAGGCGAAAAG ATATGTTACACCATTAGCTTGGCAAAGGACATTACAGAAGCCAAAAAG GACCCAGAGGCTCTGGCCCAGCTGATGAAGAACATGCCACTAACTAACGATGGCAAGTTCCTGCTGTTGGAGCCAGAGGCGGACAACACAACAAATGGAGCTGGACAGGAAGACCTGGAGTCTGAGGCCTAG